The Chloroherpetonaceae bacterium genome window below encodes:
- a CDS encoding DUF4263 domain-containing protein: MDNYKTVSTSLYSARLAEPIVIEENTTTRKVLIVDLNDKKKDVGETVGITIVHQRKKRNDEWENIESINLNSLKGGEGVKINLDSKNTRKIYDELTKLYALVDKEGVKYGIQEFSIAKADEIIKVPKDRKTVIERLLKENYGQEVWNELISSNPNLATKLSLARIQTNRRASLNTFRENLESNNAVESFWQEFFTNNVWIFGYGLNYQFLHLLEDQPDYGGRTFKGTGSQKGDFLMRTDADSHFTVLVEIKTPATKLLSYTKSDPRQVKNPRNDVWLLSSDLLGAISQIQVNCRTWSIDSQRSENTRILDKDNTFTVEPKGILIIGNTNELVKKESIVSCFESYRRNTKNPEIITFDELYKRAEFIVNNKTQTKTDKKI, from the coding sequence ATGGATAATTATAAAACTGTAAGCACTTCTCTTTACTCTGCTAGACTTGCAGAACCCATTGTTATTGAAGAAAACACAACGACAAGAAAGGTTCTTATTGTTGACCTAAATGACAAGAAAAAAGATGTTGGTGAAACAGTTGGAATTACAATAGTTCACCAACGTAAAAAGAGAAATGACGAATGGGAAAACATTGAAAGTATCAACTTAAACTCGTTAAAAGGTGGCGAAGGTGTTAAGATAAACCTTGATAGTAAAAACACAAGAAAGATTTATGACGAACTCACAAAACTTTACGCGTTAGTTGACAAAGAAGGCGTGAAATATGGTATTCAGGAGTTTTCAATTGCGAAAGCTGATGAGATAATAAAAGTCCCAAAAGACAGAAAAACGGTTATAGAAAGACTTTTAAAAGAAAATTACGGTCAAGAAGTTTGGAATGAGCTAATCTCTTCAAATCCTAACTTAGCAACAAAATTATCATTGGCAAGAATTCAGACAAACAGAAGAGCATCACTTAATACATTTAGAGAAAACTTAGAATCAAATAATGCGGTCGAATCTTTTTGGCAAGAGTTTTTTACAAATAATGTTTGGATTTTTGGATATGGATTAAATTACCAATTTCTGCACCTATTAGAAGACCAGCCAGACTACGGCGGCAGAACTTTTAAAGGAACTGGAAGCCAGAAGGGCGACTTTTTAATGCGGACTGATGCAGATTCGCATTTTACCGTTTTAGTAGAGATTAAAACACCCGCTACAAAACTTTTAAGCTACACTAAATCAGATCCAAGACAAGTAAAAAATCCAAGAAACGATGTTTGGTTACTTAGTTCCGACCTATTGGGAGCAATTTCTCAAATTCAAGTGAATTGTAGGACTTGGAGCATAGACTCTCAAAGAAGTGAAAACACAAGAATATTAGATAAAGACAACACATTTACAGTTGAACCTAAAGGTATTCTAATAATTGGCAATACAAATGAGTTGGTAAAGAAAGAAAGCATTGTAAGTTGTTTTGAAAGTTACAGACGAAACACAAAAAATCCTGAAATAATTACATTTGACGAGTTGTATAAGCGGGCGGAGTTTATTGTTAACAACAAGACACAAACAAAAACTGACAAAAAAATATAA
- the gltX gene encoding glutamate--tRNA ligase produces the protein MTMSKPIRTRFAPSPTGYVHVGGLRTALYNYLFAKKNGGTFILRIEDTDQTRLVEGAAENIEKVLAWAGIAPSESPLNGGNYGPYTQSQRLEIYKKYALQLVEEKKAYYCFMPPEELEEIRKLQQKQGMQPKYNRKWLPEDMGGSMPASMTREALESGKPFVIRMKVPDNITVKVDDVVRGSVEFESSTLDDQVLLKADGFPTYHLAVVVDDHLMQISHVIRGEEWLSSTPKHVLLYDFFGWEKPVFAHLPLLLNPDRTKLSKRQGDVAVEDYRAKGYSKEALINFVALLGWNPGEGSTQEIFSMEELVAQFSLEHVGKSGAIFNLEKLAWIEKQHIRRSTNESLGERILPFLQAELEKKPTSLPKETITSIPYLAEVAHQMKERVDFVHDFVSFSNYYFFDPETYPADAIKKDWTPETNALILASAETLEGLTTFTAESIETALKAFAEEKGVKLGKFSKPLRLAATGSTIGSSLFHMMELVGKEAIVRRLKRAAKEIEISGVNV, from the coding sequence ATGACTATGTCGAAACCGATTCGAACTCGATTTGCGCCGTCGCCAACCGGCTATGTTCATGTTGGCGGATTGAGAACCGCTCTTTACAACTATCTCTTCGCCAAAAAAAATGGCGGCACCTTTATACTTCGCATCGAAGACACTGACCAAACGCGGTTAGTAGAAGGCGCGGCCGAAAACATTGAAAAAGTCTTGGCTTGGGCAGGCATTGCCCCAAGTGAAAGCCCGCTCAACGGCGGAAACTATGGTCCTTACACACAGTCTCAGCGTTTAGAGATTTACAAAAAATATGCCCTTCAACTTGTCGAAGAGAAAAAAGCCTATTACTGTTTTATGCCTCCGGAAGAGCTTGAAGAGATTCGCAAACTTCAGCAAAAGCAAGGCATGCAACCCAAGTATAACCGTAAGTGGTTGCCTGAAGATATGGGCGGCTCAATGCCTGCAAGCATGACGCGCGAAGCCTTGGAAAGCGGTAAACCATTTGTCATCAGAATGAAAGTGCCGGATAATATCACCGTGAAAGTCGATGATGTGGTGCGCGGCTCGGTTGAGTTTGAATCAAGCACTTTGGATGATCAAGTGCTGCTCAAAGCCGATGGCTTCCCAACTTATCATTTGGCCGTGGTGGTGGATGATCATCTCATGCAAATTTCGCATGTGATTCGCGGTGAAGAGTGGCTTTCCTCAACGCCGAAACATGTTTTGCTCTACGATTTCTTCGGTTGGGAAAAGCCCGTTTTCGCTCACTTACCATTGCTCTTAAATCCAGATCGGACAAAGCTTTCGAAGCGGCAAGGTGATGTAGCGGTTGAAGATTACCGCGCGAAAGGTTATAGCAAAGAAGCGTTGATTAACTTTGTAGCACTTTTGGGGTGGAACCCGGGCGAAGGATCAACGCAAGAGATTTTTTCAATGGAGGAACTTGTTGCGCAATTTTCGCTTGAACATGTGGGAAAATCGGGCGCGATTTTCAATCTCGAAAAACTGGCGTGGATTGAAAAGCAGCATATTCGCCGCTCCACGAATGAATCGCTTGGAGAGCGGATTCTTCCCTTCTTGCAAGCGGAACTTGAAAAGAAACCGACTTCGTTGCCAAAAGAAACCATCACTTCAATACCCTATTTGGCTGAGGTGGCACACCAAATGAAGGAGCGCGTGGATTTTGTGCACGATTTTGTTTCATTTAGCAATTACTATTTCTTTGACCCCGAAACCTACCCCGCCGATGCCATCAAAAAAGATTGGACACCCGAAACGAACGCGTTGATTCTTGCCTCCGCGGAAACCTTGGAAGGATTGACCACTTTTACTGCGGAAAGCATTGAAACGGCCTTAAAGGCATTTGCAGAGGAAAAAGGCGTGAAGTTGGGGAAATTCTCCAAGCCGCTTCGCCTTGCCGCAACAGGCAGCACGATTGGTTCTTCGCTTTTCCACATGATGGAACTCGTCGGGAAAGAAGCAATCGTCAGGCGATTGAAACGAGCGGCAAAGGAGATTGAAATTTCGGGCGTGAATGTTTGA
- a CDS encoding DUF167 domain-containing protein: MIITIKVKPNAKKQALFPPTETDSVWKAALKSPPVDGKANDELIELISEHFHVPKGHISIKKGISGRMKVVEIN, from the coding sequence ATGATCATCACCATTAAGGTAAAACCGAACGCGAAAAAGCAGGCTCTTTTTCCGCCCACAGAAACGGATTCGGTTTGGAAAGCCGCGCTGAAATCGCCGCCCGTTGATGGAAAAGCCAATGATGAATTGATTGAGTTGATCTCAGAACACTTTCATGTTCCAAAAGGGCATATTTCGATTAAAAAAGGAATTTCGGGGCGGATGAAAGTCGTGGAGATTAATTAG
- a CDS encoding FAD-linked oxidase C-terminal domain-containing protein — MLSVLNKIKSIVGSENFLDSALDKHLYSYDATPLFRELPEAIAIPRSAEHVSAILKLATESGLPIVPRGSGSGLSGGSIPSKGSLVLLFPPMNRILEIDEVNMTCTVEPGVITAVLQNEVEKHGLFYPPDPGSATISTLGGNIAENAGGLRGLKYGVTKNYVMTLDVVLPSGELITLGNHSIKDVQGLNLKDVFIGSEGTLGVITKATLRLLPKPKTSQVILFHFDSIARVGEFVASLALSKITPAMFEFLDNTTIRAVESYTKIGLPESLTALVLIELDGHPAEVHDDTATTLSIAEKAGATFSKLAESNIEAQKLKQARKSAFSALARLKPTTILEDASVPRSHLPEMLLFTIEKASELNLLVGNFGHLGDGNLHPTCLITERDANEIKRSEQFFEQIFDKAVSLGGTITGEHGTGIAKKKYLEKAAGHTQVELMRRFKASIDEANILNPGKIFDTSHFFKSKCERHIPASGGYSPHHDHHH; from the coding sequence GTGTTAAGTGTCTTAAACAAAATCAAATCCATCGTTGGGAGTGAGAATTTTCTCGATTCAGCACTCGATAAACACCTTTATTCCTACGACGCCACCCCGCTTTTTCGCGAACTCCCCGAAGCTATTGCTATTCCCCGCTCTGCGGAACATGTCTCCGCTATTCTAAAACTTGCGACGGAATCCGGCTTGCCCATTGTTCCTCGTGGTTCGGGCTCGGGACTTTCCGGCGGCAGCATTCCCAGCAAAGGTTCGCTTGTGCTGCTCTTCCCGCCAATGAATCGGATCTTAGAAATTGACGAAGTGAATATGACCTGCACGGTTGAACCCGGTGTCATAACAGCCGTATTGCAAAACGAGGTGGAAAAACACGGTTTGTTTTATCCGCCCGACCCCGGCAGTGCCACCATTTCAACGCTTGGCGGAAACATTGCGGAAAACGCCGGCGGCTTACGAGGACTGAAATATGGCGTTACCAAAAATTATGTCATGACTCTCGATGTCGTGCTCCCAAGCGGCGAACTTATCACACTTGGCAATCACTCCATCAAAGATGTTCAAGGCTTGAATTTGAAAGATGTTTTCATTGGCAGCGAAGGCACTTTGGGAGTTATTACAAAGGCTACTCTGCGGCTGCTTCCAAAGCCAAAGACCTCGCAAGTGATTCTCTTTCATTTCGATTCGATTGCACGCGTCGGCGAATTTGTCGCGTCGCTCGCACTTTCAAAAATCACCCCCGCGATGTTCGAATTTTTAGATAACACCACGATTCGAGCGGTGGAATCTTATACCAAAATCGGATTGCCGGAATCACTAACCGCTTTGGTACTCATCGAACTCGACGGTCATCCTGCTGAGGTTCATGACGATACCGCCACCACGCTCTCCATTGCAGAAAAAGCGGGTGCAACCTTCAGTAAATTGGCTGAATCGAACATCGAAGCCCAAAAACTTAAGCAAGCCCGGAAATCCGCCTTCTCCGCACTTGCACGGCTTAAGCCAACCACCATCCTTGAAGACGCGAGTGTTCCCCGAAGCCATCTTCCTGAAATGCTGTTATTCACCATTGAAAAAGCGAGCGAATTGAATTTGCTTGTCGGGAATTTCGGCCATTTGGGCGATGGAAACCTTCACCCCACTTGCTTGATAACCGAGCGCGATGCCAATGAAATCAAGCGAAGCGAGCAATTCTTCGAACAAATATTTGATAAAGCCGTCTCGCTCGGCGGAACTATAACAGGAGAGCACGGAACGGGAATCGCGAAAAAGAAGTATCTCGAAAAAGCGGCCGGACATACGCAAGTAGAACTCATGCGCCGATTCAAGGCCTCGATTGATGAAGCGAATATTCTTAATCCGGGGAAGATTTTCGACACTTCACATTTCTTTAAATCGAAATGCGAACGCCATATTCCGGCTTCAGGCGGTTATTCACCCCATCATGATCATCACCATTAA